One genomic window of Azospirillum sp. TSH58 includes the following:
- a CDS encoding NAD(P)-dependent oxidoreductase codes for MADTATASRSVAFLGLGTMGFPMAGHLAVRGGHRVTVCNRTAAKAEAWTARFGGAGAATPAEAARDAELVFLCVGGDDDVRAVAGEAMTAMKPGTIIADHSTVSATVSREMADLARERGLFFLDAPVSGGQAGAENGVLTVMVGGDADAFARAQPLMACYGRSVTHMGPAGAGQLTKMVNQICIAGLLQGLAEGMAFAQKAGLDGHKVVDVIGKGAAQSWQMDNRAKTMLDGRFDFGFAVDWMRKDLGIVLDEARNNGATLPVTALVDQFYAEVQGMGGNRLDTSSLMTRLTR; via the coding sequence ATGGCCGACACCGCGACCGCTTCCCGCTCCGTCGCCTTTCTGGGGCTTGGCACCATGGGCTTTCCCATGGCCGGCCATCTGGCCGTCCGGGGCGGTCACCGGGTGACCGTCTGCAACCGCACCGCCGCCAAGGCCGAGGCCTGGACCGCCCGCTTCGGCGGGGCCGGCGCCGCCACCCCGGCCGAGGCCGCCCGCGACGCCGAGCTGGTCTTCCTCTGCGTCGGCGGTGACGACGACGTGCGGGCGGTGGCCGGCGAGGCGATGACCGCCATGAAGCCCGGCACCATCATCGCCGACCATTCCACCGTCTCCGCCACCGTCTCGCGCGAGATGGCCGATCTGGCCCGCGAGCGCGGCCTGTTCTTCCTCGACGCGCCGGTGTCCGGCGGCCAGGCCGGGGCGGAGAACGGCGTGCTGACGGTGATGGTGGGCGGCGACGCCGACGCCTTCGCCCGTGCCCAGCCGCTGATGGCCTGCTACGGCCGCTCCGTCACCCACATGGGCCCGGCGGGCGCCGGCCAGCTGACCAAGATGGTCAACCAGATCTGCATCGCCGGGCTGCTGCAGGGGCTGGCCGAGGGCATGGCCTTCGCGCAGAAGGCCGGGCTGGACGGCCACAAGGTCGTGGACGTGATCGGGAAGGGGGCCGCCCAGTCCTGGCAGATGGACAACCGCGCCAAGACGATGCTGGACGGCAGGTTCGACTTCGGTTTCGCCGTCGACTGGATGCGCAAGGACCTGGGCATCGTGCTGGACGAGGCCCGCAACAACGGCGCCACCCTGCCCGTCACCGCCCTGGTCGACCAGTTCTACGCCGAGGTGCAGGGAATGGGCGGCAACCGGCTGGACACCTCCAGCCTGATGACCCGCCTGACGCGCTGA
- a CDS encoding hybrid sensor histidine kinase/response regulator, with protein MPLRHLDALATESEGMVRLLRILLVASVLVPTLLFTAIAWRDFHEEEAQAERNIRKTVLILHEHMQKVFDTVEQVLDRLDERTAGMSWDEIGRSDDLHGYLRTLVEELPQIGVVGLVDPNGAVRNDNRLFPAPSINVGDREYFRTQAAADAGILVSEAITGRGSGKRQFNVTRRRAAAGGPEGPFNGVLLTAVLTDYLTDFYQLVVAGQKESISLVRRDGSVLVRYPSTGDRQARHAADSILLGAMASGQTEGVFRTRGRMDGVARLNGFMHVAPYPLYVTYGIPINEIRAGWARNVLLYAAFTVPAMLALVGITLLALRRARSEMGAIRRWTEEARARESLENALRQSQKLEALGQLTGGVAHDFNNLLTAALANLHLMERHLPAEGTRYLDGTRTALERARTLTGQLLAFSRQEAVDPKVIDLGDALRVMADLLERSVRADIALDWALSSAPLPVEVDPVQLELAVLNLVINARDAMPAGGRIRIAARQEETSDGPLAVLEIADTGSGMPPEVAARAFEPFFTTKPHGKGTGLGLSMVYGFARQSGGNATISSAPRRGTVVRVSLPVSGRAPEAEAVPDAAEAMPAGPVRLLVVEDNALVLMATVEGLAQEGFEVVTADHGAAALEILDQDAAFDAIVTDVVMPYGVSGIDLARRVQERWPGIRVLLISGYSPESLTGLKADAAVLPKPFTPDQLAARVRALLRTAKTA; from the coding sequence ATGCCCCTCCGCCACCTCGACGCCCTGGCAACCGAATCGGAAGGAATGGTGCGCCTGCTCCGCATCCTTCTGGTGGCCTCCGTCCTGGTTCCAACCCTGCTGTTCACCGCCATCGCCTGGCGCGACTTTCACGAGGAGGAGGCGCAGGCGGAGCGCAACATCCGCAAGACCGTGCTGATCCTGCACGAGCACATGCAGAAGGTCTTCGACACGGTCGAGCAGGTCCTGGACCGGCTGGACGAGCGGACCGCCGGCATGAGCTGGGACGAGATCGGCCGTTCCGACGACCTGCACGGCTATCTGAGGACGCTGGTCGAGGAGCTTCCGCAGATCGGCGTCGTCGGGCTGGTCGATCCCAACGGCGCGGTGCGCAACGACAACCGGCTGTTCCCGGCCCCGTCGATCAATGTGGGCGACCGGGAGTATTTCCGCACCCAGGCGGCGGCCGACGCCGGCATCCTGGTCAGCGAGGCGATCACGGGGCGCGGGTCGGGCAAGCGGCAGTTCAACGTCACGCGCCGCCGCGCCGCCGCCGGGGGACCGGAAGGGCCGTTCAACGGCGTGCTGCTGACCGCGGTGCTGACCGATTACCTGACCGATTTCTATCAGCTCGTCGTCGCCGGTCAGAAGGAGTCGATCTCTCTGGTCCGCCGCGACGGCTCGGTCCTGGTCCGCTACCCCTCGACCGGCGACCGGCAGGCCCGCCATGCCGCGGACAGCATTCTGCTCGGCGCGATGGCGTCCGGGCAGACCGAGGGCGTGTTCCGCACGCGGGGCCGCATGGACGGCGTGGCGAGGCTCAACGGCTTCATGCACGTGGCGCCCTACCCGCTCTACGTGACCTACGGCATCCCGATCAACGAGATCCGGGCCGGCTGGGCGCGCAACGTCCTGCTCTACGCCGCCTTCACCGTGCCGGCGATGCTGGCTCTGGTCGGCATCACCCTGCTGGCGCTGCGCCGCGCGCGCAGCGAGATGGGGGCCATCCGCCGCTGGACCGAAGAGGCCCGCGCCCGCGAGTCCCTGGAGAACGCGCTGCGCCAGTCGCAGAAGCTGGAGGCGCTCGGCCAGCTGACCGGGGGCGTCGCCCACGACTTCAACAACCTGCTGACCGCCGCCCTGGCCAACCTGCATCTGATGGAACGGCATCTGCCGGCGGAGGGGACGCGCTACCTGGACGGCACCCGCACCGCGCTGGAACGCGCCCGGACGCTGACCGGACAGCTGCTGGCCTTCTCGCGCCAGGAGGCGGTGGACCCCAAGGTGATCGATCTGGGGGACGCCCTGCGGGTCATGGCCGATCTGCTGGAACGCTCCGTCCGTGCCGACATCGCCCTGGACTGGGCGCTTTCCAGCGCGCCGCTGCCGGTGGAGGTGGATCCGGTCCAGCTGGAGCTGGCGGTGCTGAACCTCGTGATCAACGCCCGCGACGCGATGCCGGCGGGCGGGCGCATCCGCATCGCCGCCCGGCAGGAGGAAACATCCGACGGCCCGCTCGCCGTTCTGGAGATCGCCGACACCGGCAGCGGTATGCCGCCGGAGGTCGCCGCCCGCGCCTTCGAGCCTTTCTTCACCACCAAGCCGCACGGCAAGGGGACGGGTCTGGGCCTGTCGATGGTCTACGGCTTCGCCCGCCAGTCGGGCGGCAACGCCACCATTTCCAGCGCGCCGCGCCGCGGCACGGTCGTCCGCGTCAGCCTGCCGGTGTCCGGCCGTGCGCCGGAAGCCGAAGCGGTGCCGGACGCGGCGGAGGCGATGCCGGCCGGACCGGTACGCCTGCTGGTGGTCGAGGACAACGCGCTGGTCCTGATGGCCACCGTGGAGGGGCTGGCGCAGGAGGGGTTCGAGGTGGTGACCGCCGACCATGGCGCCGCCGCGCTGGAGATCCTGGACCAGGACGCCGCCTTCGACGCGATCGTGACCGACGTGGTGATGCCCTACGGCGTGTCGGGAATCGATCTGGCGCGGCGGGTCCAGGAGCGCTGGCCCGGCATCCGAGTCCTGCTGATTTCCGGCTACAGCCCCGAATCGCTGACCGGCCTGAAGGCCGACGCCGCCGTCCTGCCCAAGCCCTTCACCCCGGACCAGCTCGCCGCCCGCGTCCGCGCCCTGCTCCGCACCGCGAAGACCGCCTGA
- a CDS encoding carboxymuconolactone decarboxylase family protein, giving the protein MPLKPIEHADAAPEVRAVYDDIKAARNVPDVNNFWKMAAHHPPTLKRTWESLKEVMAPGALDPLVKEMIFVAVSVTNGCDYCIRSHEAAARRAGMTDAQFGELMAVIGMANETNRLAKGYQVEIDEALK; this is encoded by the coding sequence ATGCCCCTGAAGCCCATCGAGCACGCCGACGCCGCTCCCGAGGTGCGCGCCGTCTACGACGACATCAAGGCGGCCCGCAACGTGCCGGACGTCAACAATTTCTGGAAGATGGCGGCCCATCACCCGCCGACCCTGAAACGCACCTGGGAGAGCCTGAAGGAGGTGATGGCCCCCGGCGCGCTGGACCCGCTGGTGAAGGAGATGATCTTCGTCGCGGTCAGCGTGACCAACGGCTGCGACTACTGCATCCGCTCGCACGAGGCCGCCGCGCGCCGCGCCGGCATGACCGACGCCCAGTTCGGGGAGCTGATGGCCGTCATCGGCATGGCCAACGAGACCAACCGCCTCGCCAAGGGCTATCAGGTGGAGATCGACGAGGCGCTGAAATAG
- a CDS encoding polyprenyl synthetase family protein — protein sequence MAVVTNLEPKRRKSTPLDDLTALVADDLSAVNEIIVQRMHSSVDMIPQLAGYLIAAGGKRLRPVLTLAAAELCGYKGEDHKMLAAVVEFIHTATLLHDDVVDESDLRRGLASANAVFGNKASVLVGDFLFSRSFELMVEVGSLDVLRILSKASAVIAEGEVLQLRTTNDTETSEQAYLEVIKAKTAELFAAACRVGAVVAARPQAEELALYDYGMNLGIAFQLVDDVLDYSAFQAKLGKTVGDDFREGKITLPVVLAFRRGNDEERAFWRRTMEELDQQEGDLERAQELMAKHNALKDTVERARHYGSIARDALGLFPDTPVKTALLEVLDFVIERDF from the coding sequence TTGGCGGTCGTGACCAACCTCGAGCCGAAACGGCGGAAGTCCACCCCGCTCGACGATCTGACCGCCCTGGTGGCCGATGACCTGAGCGCGGTGAACGAGATCATCGTCCAGCGGATGCATTCGTCCGTCGATATGATCCCGCAACTTGCCGGCTATCTCATCGCCGCCGGCGGCAAGCGCCTGCGTCCCGTCCTCACCCTCGCCGCCGCCGAGCTGTGCGGCTACAAGGGCGAGGATCACAAGATGCTGGCCGCGGTGGTGGAGTTCATCCACACCGCCACCCTGCTGCACGACGACGTCGTGGACGAGAGCGACCTGCGCCGCGGCCTCGCCTCGGCCAACGCGGTGTTCGGCAACAAGGCCAGCGTGCTGGTCGGCGACTTCCTGTTCTCCCGCAGCTTCGAGCTGATGGTGGAGGTCGGGTCGCTCGACGTGCTGCGCATCCTGTCCAAGGCGTCCGCGGTGATCGCCGAGGGCGAGGTGCTGCAGCTGCGCACCACCAACGACACCGAGACCAGCGAGCAGGCCTATCTGGAGGTCATCAAGGCCAAGACCGCGGAGCTGTTCGCCGCCGCCTGCCGCGTCGGCGCCGTGGTGGCCGCCCGCCCGCAGGCCGAGGAACTGGCGCTCTACGACTACGGCATGAATCTGGGCATCGCCTTCCAGCTCGTCGACGACGTGCTGGATTATTCGGCCTTCCAGGCGAAGCTGGGCAAGACGGTCGGCGACGACTTCCGCGAGGGCAAGATCACCCTGCCGGTCGTGCTGGCCTTCCGCCGCGGCAACGACGAGGAGCGGGCCTTCTGGCGCCGCACCATGGAGGAGCTGGACCAGCAGGAGGGCGATCTGGAGCGCGCCCAGGAGTTGATGGCCAAGCACAACGCGCTGAAGGACACCGTGGAGCGCGCGCGCCACTACGGCTCCATCGCGCGCGACGCGCTGGGCCTGTTCCCGGATACCCCGGTGAAGACCGCCCTGCTGGAGGTGCTGGATTTCGTGATCGAGCGCGATTTCTGA
- a CDS encoding DUF2007 domain-containing protein, with protein sequence MKELLRTTDPVRLSWLLALLTDAGIEGIVLDTHTSILEGSIGAIPRRLMVAEEDHAAACRLLRDAGEELGA encoded by the coding sequence ATGAAGGAACTGCTGCGCACCACCGATCCGGTCCGTCTGAGCTGGCTTCTCGCCCTGCTGACCGACGCGGGAATCGAGGGGATCGTGCTGGACACCCACACCAGCATCCTGGAGGGCTCCATCGGCGCCATCCCCCGCCGCCTGATGGTGGCCGAGGAGGATCATGCCGCCGCCTGCCGCCTGCTGCGCGACGCCGGGGAGGAGCTGGGGGCGTGA
- a CDS encoding tRNA1(Val) (adenine(37)-N6)-methyltransferase: MAESDGAFDTLLNGRVRLHQPQAGYRAAVDPVLLAAFTAAGPGERVLDVGTGTGAAALCLAARVPGVAVVGLEKRAEAAEFARRNVALNGTALNGMGDRVSVLDGDLLAPPPELLPGTFDRVMMNPPYLRAGAASVPPDPWKAAANVEGEAGLADWVRFARAMLKPRGTLTMVHRADRVDEILAALHGARFGSLTLVPLWPRPAEEARRILLAAQKGGRSPARFTAGLVLHGPDGAYSAQAQRILRDMEPLIA, translated from the coding sequence ATGGCGGAGAGCGACGGGGCGTTCGACACGCTTCTGAACGGGCGCGTCCGCCTGCACCAGCCGCAGGCCGGTTACCGCGCCGCCGTCGACCCGGTGCTGCTCGCCGCCTTCACCGCCGCCGGGCCGGGGGAGCGGGTGCTGGACGTCGGCACCGGCACCGGGGCGGCGGCGCTGTGCCTCGCCGCCCGTGTGCCGGGCGTCGCTGTCGTCGGGCTGGAGAAGCGGGCGGAGGCGGCGGAGTTCGCCCGGCGCAACGTTGCCCTCAACGGGACGGCCCTCAACGGGATGGGCGACCGGGTGAGCGTCCTTGACGGCGATCTGCTGGCCCCGCCGCCGGAGCTGCTTCCCGGAACGTTCGACCGGGTGATGATGAACCCGCCCTACCTGCGCGCCGGGGCGGCCAGCGTCCCGCCCGATCCCTGGAAGGCCGCCGCGAACGTGGAGGGGGAGGCGGGCCTGGCCGACTGGGTGCGCTTCGCCAGGGCCATGCTGAAGCCACGCGGCACGCTGACCATGGTCCACCGGGCCGACCGGGTGGACGAGATCCTGGCCGCGCTCCACGGCGCCCGATTCGGCTCCCTGACGCTCGTCCCGCTCTGGCCCAGGCCGGCGGAGGAGGCGCGGCGCATCCTGCTGGCGGCGCAAAAGGGGGGGCGCTCGCCGGCGCGATTCACCGCCGGGCTGGTGCTGCACGGCCCCGATGGCGCCTACAGCGCGCAGGCGCAGAGGATTCTGCGCGACATGGAGCCGCTGATCGCTTAA
- a CDS encoding S49 family peptidase, whose translation MNMTKLLAKLPFGPWRDAGPIVSVLRLSGVIGQAGAFRQGLTMSNMAGLIERAFAPKGQAAVALVVNSPGGSPVQSALIAKRIRDLATEKKVPVFAFCEDAAASGGYWLACAADEIWADESSILGSIGVVSAGFGAHAFIERYGIERRLYTAGDKKVILDPFSPEREDGVAHLKAIQAEIHDAFKAMVRDRRGARLSGSEEELFSGAFWAGRRALELGLIDGIGDLRTVLRGRFGEKVRLRVVQEDRRWFRRMGFRVAAPVGVSALDSLAADLPAAALSAVEERALWSRYGL comes from the coding sequence ATGAACATGACGAAGCTGCTCGCCAAACTCCCGTTCGGCCCCTGGCGCGACGCCGGGCCGATCGTGTCCGTCCTCCGCCTGTCCGGTGTCATCGGTCAGGCCGGAGCCTTCCGCCAGGGCCTGACCATGTCCAACATGGCCGGGCTGATCGAGCGCGCCTTCGCGCCGAAGGGTCAGGCGGCGGTGGCGCTGGTCGTCAATTCGCCCGGCGGATCGCCCGTGCAGTCGGCGCTGATCGCCAAGCGCATCCGCGACCTCGCCACCGAGAAGAAGGTGCCGGTCTTCGCCTTCTGCGAGGACGCGGCGGCGTCCGGCGGCTATTGGCTGGCCTGCGCGGCGGACGAGATCTGGGCCGACGAGAGCAGCATCCTGGGCTCCATCGGCGTGGTGTCCGCCGGCTTCGGCGCGCACGCGTTCATCGAGCGCTACGGCATCGAACGGCGGCTCTACACCGCGGGCGACAAGAAGGTGATCCTCGACCCCTTCTCGCCGGAGCGGGAGGACGGGGTGGCCCATCTGAAGGCGATCCAGGCGGAGATCCACGACGCCTTCAAGGCCATGGTGCGCGACCGCCGCGGCGCCCGCCTGTCCGGGTCGGAGGAGGAGCTGTTCTCCGGTGCCTTCTGGGCGGGGCGGCGCGCCCTGGAACTCGGGCTGATCGACGGCATCGGCGACCTGCGCACCGTGCTGCGGGGCCGTTTCGGCGAGAAGGTCCGCCTGCGGGTGGTGCAGGAGGACCGGCGCTGGTTCCGCCGCATGGGCTTCCGCGTGGCGGCTCCGGTGGGCGTGAGCGCTCTGGACAGCCTCGCGGCGGACCTCCCCGCGGCGGCGCTGTCCGCCGTCGAGGAGCGGGCGCTCTGGTCGCGCTACGGTCTTTGA
- a CDS encoding type II toxin-antitoxin system HicB family antitoxin — MNASAYPVIVRPLPPEQGVGYVAEVPDLPGCTAGGATPADASTAALDAIAAWIENARRAGEPVPPPSERLREVTQ, encoded by the coding sequence ATGAACGCCAGCGCCTATCCGGTCATCGTCCGCCCCCTGCCTCCGGAACAGGGCGTCGGCTATGTGGCCGAGGTGCCCGACCTGCCGGGCTGCACCGCGGGCGGCGCCACTCCTGCCGACGCCAGCACGGCGGCGCTCGACGCCATCGCCGCCTGGATCGAGAACGCCCGCCGCGCCGGGGAGCCGGTCCCGCCGCCGTCCGAACGCCTGCGCGAAGTCACCCAGTAA